The Mytilus edulis chromosome 12, xbMytEdul2.2, whole genome shotgun sequence genome contains a region encoding:
- the LOC139498034 gene encoding uncharacterized protein produces MPQNRVYTDKLCKLVSACMIYKLAHSQSTVVPNKLTSNNFSKEKTFQSEMKYTVLALFCIVVVNGYSFKRTEKSKYLGDREKFVLKHAGIEMAKEEFGEEGGEEAEKILDKCLEKADEQIGECMLNEGKRLCEEGENDQCERIEEHILFTIAVGKNLLESGCLAMEVEDADIGPCLEGKCMAICGNVCDDMEGTADECDCKECCKVEEKDLESAVEELESKEEERSTRLNKLRKLNIFRSVLNKRYFGNLIKRK; encoded by the exons ATGCCACAAAATCGGGTATATACAGACAAATTATGCAAATTAGTAAGTGCCTGCATGATATATAAGCTTGCACACAGCCAATCGACAGTAGTACCAAATAAGCTTACATCGAATAATTTTAGCAAGGAAAAGACATTCCAAAG cgaAATGAAGTATACAGTTTTAGCATTGTTCTGTATTGTGGTTGTGAATGGGTACAGTTTCAAGCGTACTGAGAAATCCAAATATCTTGGAGACAGGGAAAAGTTCGTTTTAAAACACGCTGGTATCGAAATGGCAAAAGAGGAATTCGGCGAAGAAGGTGGAGAAGAAGCTGAAAAAATACTTGATAAATGTCTGGAAAAAGCAGATGAACAGATCGGCGAGTGCATGCTAAATGAGGGTAAACGCCTTTGTGAAGAAGGAGAAAATGATCAATGCGAAAGAATCGAAGAACACATATTGTTCACGATCGCTGTAGGAAAAAATCTACTGGAAAGTGGGTGCCTTGCTATGGAGGTTGAAGATGCTGATATCGGACCGTGTCTCGAAGGTAAATGTATGGCGATATGCGGTAATGTTTGTGATGATATGGAGGGAACCGCAGATGAATGCGATTGCAAAGAATGTTGCAAGGTAGAAGAAAAAGATCTAGAAAGTGCAGTAGAAGAACTCGAGAGTAAAGAAGAAGAGAGGTCAACACGTTTAAATAAGCTCAGAAAACTTAACATTTTCCGTTCTGTGTTGAACAAAAGATACTTCGGAAATCTGATCAAGAGAAAGTAG